One window of Inquilinus sp. Marseille-Q2685 genomic DNA carries:
- a CDS encoding GNAT family N-acetyltransferase — protein MIRDQRPEDDATVRQLVEDAFRGRPYADGSEPAIVEALRAAGALSVALVAEEDGEILGQVAFSPVAINGSIRDWYGLGPVAVRPDRQGQGIGQALIRAGLDRIRALGAQGCVLAGAPGYYGRFGFAADPRLQSPGIPAQYFLALPFGGEVPDGTVTFHAAFGVA, from the coding sequence ATGATCAGAGACCAGCGACCCGAAGACGACGCGACGGTGCGGCAACTGGTCGAGGACGCGTTCCGCGGCCGCCCCTACGCCGACGGCAGCGAACCCGCCATCGTCGAGGCGCTGCGGGCCGCCGGGGCGCTGAGCGTGGCGCTGGTGGCGGAGGAGGACGGCGAGATCCTCGGCCAGGTCGCCTTCTCGCCCGTCGCCATCAACGGCTCGATCCGGGATTGGTACGGGCTCGGCCCCGTGGCTGTCCGGCCCGACCGGCAGGGACAGGGGATCGGCCAGGCCCTGATCCGAGCCGGCCTCGACCGGATCCGAGCGCTCGGGGCCCAGGGCTGCGTCCTGGCCGGCGCGCCCGGCTATTACGGCCGCTTCGGCTTCGCCGCCGACCCGCGGCTGCAGTCGCCGGGCATCCCGGCCCAGTACTTCCTGGCGCTGCCCTTCGGCGGGGAAGTGCCGGACGGGACGGTGACGTTCCACGCGGCGTTCGGCGTCGCATGA